The Salvelinus alpinus chromosome 30, SLU_Salpinus.1, whole genome shotgun sequence genomic interval cacctgcaagttcccggacatttctggggggaatggccctagccctccccTCCGATACAACACGTCCCAGACATGCACAATGGGATGAGGAGGTCTTCCCTGGaacacacagtgttgagattgcctgacatgacaacaagctcagtccgatgatgctgtgacacaccgccccagaccatgacggaccctccacctcgatcccgctccagagtacaggcctcggtgtaacgctcattctttcgacgataaacgcaaatccgaccatcacccctggtgagacaaaatcaGTGGAAagcacttttttccagtcctgtctggtccagcaacggtgggtttgtgcccataggcaacattgttgccattgacgtctggtgaggacctgccttacaacaggcctacaagccctcagtctagcctctctcagcctattgcggacagtctgagcactgatggagggattgtgtgttcctggtataactcgggcagctgttaccatcctgtacctgtcccgcaggtgtgatgttcggatgtaccgatcctgtgcaggtgttgttacacgtggtctgccactgcgaggacgatcaactgtccatcctgtctccctgtagcgctgtcttaggcgtatcgcagtacggacattgcaatttattgccctggccacatctgcagtcctcagaAGTCCTCATGCATCCTTGCagaatgcctaaggcacgttctcgcagatgagcagggaagctgggcatctttcttttggtgtttttcagtcagtagaaaggctccTTTaatgtcctacgttttcataactgtgaccttaattgcctaccgtctgtaagctgttagtgtcttaatgaccgttccacaggtgcatgttcattaattgtttatggttcattgaacaagcatgggaaacagtgtttaaaccctttacaatgaagatctgtgaagttatttggatttttacaaattatctttaaaagacagggtcctgaaaaagggacatttctttttttgctgagtttatgatatCATGATTTCACTGTATTACGAAGGACATCACAGATCACACAAGTTCAGTATGAAATGTCAAAGAGGATTTTATTTAGATACCACAGCAGCGATCACACTTCAATAAGCTCTATTCATTTCTCTTAGTCACTTAAAACAAGGTTTAGAAAAGCTACATACCGGAAACACTATCTAATTTCATATCAACAGAAAAGGATGCCTATATTACAATACAATTTTAAAataaaagataaataaatacatctaTTTATTAGTTTGGCCTTTTAATTTAAAATGAGAATCTGTACACAAAGAACAAAGCCTAAAACTCAAGCCTGATTTTTTGACAAATCAAACAAAACGGTATTAAATGGTGGGTCTAGTGCCAAAGTGCAAAATACAGAAACTGAAAGTAAGAAACGCAAAACACCGTCAATACGGGTTTATAATTTGATAAGATATTGTGCTATAAGTTACTCCCTTTCGAAATAGGCAGAGCCTGCCATCTAGGTGGCAACCAGTAACATTGCAGATGAAAGCAAAGCTACACTACACAGGGAGGGTTGCTTAACCGTACGCTGAAGCTGGCCAAGCCAAAAAGTAGATCTGTTATTCCCTTCCATGTCGATATAAAACAACTATTTTATCATTTCCTATTTGCAGGCAAGCCGTAGCAAAAAAACACCATAACAACTGTCTGAAGACAGCATTTTGCACCAAACACTGATTCAACATTAAAAACGTACAAGCAAATGTACACATTTTTGTTTCCGATATTTACAAAGCCTGAAGCAGAAATGCGGCGGGCAGACTTGCACGGCAACGTTAGACATCAGAAACTCCCACAGTAGTAGTATTGACAACAGCTAAGCAACCGATAGCTAATTGATCGACCAATGCAACAGATTACAACTCCGGCAAGGAGCACCTGATATATTGTCAGCAGTTTAGATCGCAACATCGTTGCCTTGGTTTCTTCTCAACTAATAGCAGCGTAGTAACACACGCTGCGACAAAAACACTGACCGTGCAAACTAATTAGGAATGTCAATTTGTTCTTGAAAAGAGCTCACAGAAAACGTACAACTTTTTGACCCTGAAATGGAGAAGGACCCACATGGGTTTCTGTATTGGGAGACTGGATAACTCAAGGCACCATATGAGACAATGCACTAAAGCAAAACATCCCTCTCCTTATTCAAAACATGATGGAGTAGATGTACCATTTGTAGATGAAAATGTGAAGAGTCATGGGATGAGTGGAGGAATGGAGTGATAGAGCGAAGGGGAGGGTCAGTTGGTGCACTTTTTCCACTCTCCCcatttcactcacacacacaactaggGGATGCATTTGCTAAAGTGAGAGTTGTTCACAGAAGCAGTGATGTTGAGGGGAGCTGAGCAGGATACGAAATCAAACCTAAATACAGCCAAAAGATACCCACAGACAGCCACACAACCAAATGTACAGCGGGACAAACTGTCCTGTTTGTTGCAAGAGGGAAAAGAGTGTAAGTAAAGGGTGCATATGTGTGTCCAGGTTGTGTATCACGGGTTACGCATGTCCACTATATGTGACTTaggggttgtgtttgtgtgtctatatTTGTGTGTGTTCGCGAGCTATGTGTGTGTTAGGGTTTGTGTGTTTTACGGGttgtgttgtgtgagtgtgtgtctgttaggTGTTGTGTGTCCAGAGTGTGACGGTGCGGTCagcggaggaggagaggaaggacaggttgtgtgtgtgtgttaggtgttgtGTGTCCAGAGTGTGACGGTGCGGTCagcggaggaggagaggaaggacaggtCGTGTGTGTGCCACCTGCACTGGATCACCTTGTCACCGTGCTCCCCTACCAGAGTCAGGGGCAACGGCTTCGTCAAGTCAcctacagagacaaacacacatttCAATATATTGTGAGTACAAAGGGCACAAATGACTTCTGAGTCCAAGTCATTGATAGCAGCTTAAACAAATAAAATACTTCACTAGCTTCTTTGTGCTTCGGTAAAACTACTAACGCGCAGTTACACAACTAACAATTACACAGTTGAACAacacacccatcagactattcagTGACAAGGGGAAGaactcaattgcatactcctcgtgCCCTCTTtttgtctccttctcaaaacccattgggtGAGAAAGCCGGCGGTCCCTTCCctgtgaccttctcctccaacgGGCACTGAGAAGGAAACGAGGAGTGAGGAGTAGGCAATTGAGATCTTCCCTAGATGTCTTCCTTACCTTGCAGGTTGCTGATCATGACCTTGGTGTCGTAGGAACCAGTGAGCAGGTAGTGTGCCCCGGGGGAGAACCTAACGGAGCGCACGTCGCTGGAGTGGGGCCGGTACGTCTGCACAACGCGTCCCCCTCTGATGTCATAGAGCATACAGCCGCTGTCCTCCTGTCCCGTCGCTAGGAGACGACCGCTAGGGTCAACCGCTACCGAGGCAACGGGACTgcctgagagggggagagaaaataaaaaatgtaatattagacggagggggaagagggagagagactactAAGTAGGTGTCATAAATGCGTGTGGGTCTGTTTTTTCGTGTGTAGGGTAGCAGTACCAACCTGATCCATGGAAGGCAGTGCCCACCACTCTAACACAAGTGGGTATTCTCAGGTCCCAGAACCTCACAGTCTTGTCCTGAGAGCCTGACGCTATCATCCACCCTCCCCACGTATACAGAGACAGAACGTGACCTGAGGATAAACATACGGACCCATCAGTCTCACATCGCACGGAAGACTTTATTTTCCCATTTAGGAATAACAATGATTAACTAAGTAGTACATGAGTGCAATGCAAaaatgagtgtttgtgtgtgtgtacctgtgtgtccaCTGAGAGCGTGTAGGCCCTGTCCTCTCTGACAGTCAGTAGTGTAGATGTTACAGTCTCCGGCTCCGGCACTGATCAGGATGGCCCCTCCACTCTCTGGTCCCTCCATGAACGCCAGGTCTCTGACGGTCCCATCATGCATACTGAACTCAAGGTCTGGacctgagagagagtgagtgagtgagtgagtgagtgagagcgagcgagcgagagcgagagtacCGAACTGAAATCAAGAGAACTGGAACTTTCATTGTCAGGTGTATATTGAGTAAATTCCAATTTAATTCAGTCATTTCAGGAGATGAATTACATTTCAGGATTTAAACTGAATTGACCCCAACGCGAGTATAGAGTGGATTTAAATGTTATAGATTCCCAACCTTTGAATCGAATGGATTTCTAACGGATTTGAAACTCTGTATTGAGTTTACCTGTGGCGTTGCAGGTCTCGGCACTGAAGGGCAGGACTTTGACGTATTTGTCATTGGAGCCGGTGGCTAGTAGCTTTCCACAGTGACTCCAGGCCACACAGTAGATAGAACCTTTATGGTGCTTATTCCTCTTAAAACGAACCTCCGGCTGCTTGGTCATACCCGACACCCCACTGAGGGAAGGAAAGGggttgagtgagagagagcgagcggagaGAGATAAAAGCTTAGTCTCATTACAGCGGAATACCTCGCAAAGGAATTGAACAGTAGATATCAACAATTTCAGGAATTATTAGTttttaggctgtgtgtgtgtgttacctggtgtCCAGCGGTGCATCTGGGTAGGCACACACGCGTAGCGTCTTAGAGTTGGAACCGACAGCGTACAGCGCCCCCGTGGGGTGGAAGGCTACAGCGCGCACTGCCTGAGTGTCCTCCAGGGTGTTCACAGCTACAAACAGGGCCTTGGGCTTGTCCCCGATGTCcccctgcaacacacacaaacaaacattcgGGATGAGAATGAAGATCTCCCACTTGACCCAGGCAAGTGCTTTTTAGCCCGTCAGCAGAGCGGTGCATCTGGGGTATCCAGATCCAGATTAAGAaggtccaggctgtatcacatccggccgtgattgggagtcccacagggcggggcacaattggtccagagtcgtccgggtttgaccggtgtaggccgtcattgtaaataagaatttgttcttaactgacggttaaataaaggttaaataaaataataaaaactatTTTTTACAATGtctttcacatacacacacacacacacacagaactgcCCGCACATATACAAGGGCAATGGGTTTAACATAATTACCAGTGTAATCTGGGTTGATCTTCTATGCCATTATTCTGAAATAGAGCCAACAGCTCATGCCAACATGGAATACCCTTTATCGCTGCCGGTCTAACTATAATCTGATGGATTCAATCTCCACTCATCACAGTGCATCATCTAGGATTACTGTGCATGACCTCAGTGGATACACTGAATtgatactctttaaaaaaaaaaatgatttactTAACTAGggaagtctgttaagaacaaattcttattttcggttactggcccaatgctctaaccactaggatacctgccgccccaatgcctCTCACTCCTAAAGAGTTGTACTAAGCCTACAGTGGGAGgttagacagactgtgtgtgtgtgtacgtacgaaAGAGAAGGGGATAGGAACCTACCTCCTTACTCCGGGTTAGGGCTCCTGGTGAGTCGTCTAATGCGGAAGGCTGTCCGGCTACTTGAGGACTAGACCACACACAGATACAACACATTAGTACATTACCCCGTGTATGTACACAAAGACAAACACATCAACAAAATGTATACAAACCTGCCATACAGACGTGtgtgtatcacacacacacacccgtagCTCACCTCTGGGAGACCACGGGGGATTCGTTCGGTGGGGGTACCCCCCGACCCGCTGCGGTGCGTTGTGGGGTGCTGCTGACCACCCCTCCTCCATGGGGCTGGCCCTGCTCGGGGGTCAGGGTCACGGCGGGGTCAGGGGTCAAGCCTACGGGGTCACCGATATTGCTGTTCTCGGGAGAGGGGCCCGTACCATTGCACTGCTGGGCCAGAGACTGGACATCCTCCTCGAGACTCTCCATCCCAACGTTCAACTCCTCCAGCTTCTGAATAGACCTGGGTAGACAGAACACACAGGTTAATACACAGAcaggagagagccagagacaccTCTGTCTTTTTAATAGTGTCAGTCATTTAAATATGTTGGATGATGACAGTCGGAGTCTGGCTCTGCTCCAGAGACACACGGAGCAGGTACCACAGGAGCAGCTGGTGCTCAGGACATTAAAGACCGTTCAtaaagaacagagaggagcagcaggcggggggggggggggggtgacaataAGGGGTCCCTTGTGGCttcctccactccccccccccaacccctaggCACACCCTGCTCCATCTGGGGTACCAGACTCAGCTCCACTATACACCCAATCATTTATCATCACCAACCTgcaacaccaccatcacctccccccaacacacacaaaccaacGTCCCCTTTCAGAACCTGTTACTGAGAAAAACACCAGTATGTCAAGTCATCTGTATCTCTAAGCATTAGTCAGCAGTTTTGTCCAACAGGACAATACAACAGTCACATCCAGGCTTTGAACCAGCCAGGCTGAGGCTAGATTCTCTCATTGACCTGTGGTTTCACTATAGTCGAGATGACATCATAGGGTCAGGTCATGCTCTCCAGTGATTGGCAGTCCAAACCTTTTGGCTCTGCTCATCTAAATTAGCTGTTCATTTGGCTCCGAAACGACTCTTCGTTCAgtagtaaaaaacaaacaaaaaaaaactgaaaaatagCACATTTCTAATGTAAGCAGAAAAAGGTTGCCTACCATTATGTCAGATTGTATACCTGAGTTCGAATACATTTTACCTGACAAAATTACATCTCTTGCAATAAAAAGGccgttttcttttttttaacacaCCATTTTGCACTCCTCTTCCCGTTGTTCCTGCAGTGAGGAATAACCACCTTCATGTTTCTAGAACTTACCGACAGATCACCGCTGTTTGGGGCTCAAGAAGCAGTATTCAAATCGGGGAGCCTAATGAACGGCGCATTCACAGATGCGATTCGGTTCCAGGCGATCACCAAAAAGATCGGATTGTTCGCCAACGACCCATCACTAATGCCCTCCCTTCTAGACTGCGGTGTGCATCAGTAGGACAAAGCCCTTTTGATCTCTCCCTATCTaacccttctccccccccccaccctgcaTTATTTATAAGGTCAGGGCATAATGACATCCTTAGTGTCTCCACAGTTCTCTTGGGATCTTTCTTTGTCCTTTCCTATTTTAACTAGATTCAAAATGTTCCCATATTTTTGTGTCACGCTGAACCCAGACTGTCCTGCATTTTGGGGATTTAACACGTGTCTTTCCATTGCCTCGTGTTATGCCGAAGCCATGGGCTGTACAGGGAGGGGTCTGTGTGTTCTAAAATCGGCCAAgttttgttttttttgcaaatggCTGAGGCAATCGTGCTTGATTTAAACAATATGTTTAGCAACAACCCTTATTCCAAACCCTTATTCCATTCGTCACATGAACTACATGACATCATTTAACATCTGACAGAATGTGGTCTGCCACAGATAGAGCAGTCCAACAGGAGAGTCATTACAAGGTTTAGGACGAAATGGCAACTCATCAAACCACAGACAATAAAGCAACCTCATGTTTGTTATGTTGGTTTCAGACTTTGTGCTGTGCAGTCATGGGTGATCTGACCTGTTGACGACCTGAAGTCCTGtgctgtgtgtgtcagggtgtgtgtgtgtgtgtgtccacattcCAATCGCTAACCTGTTGAGGAACGTCTCAGTGAGGCTGTGCTGTGTGGCGTCTGTCCCGGGGGCTGGCTGGTCACTGTGTTGTACCCCTCCCTCCAGAAGCATCTGCTGGTAGAGTTGTCTCTGCTGCTGCTTCTGCTCCAGGTGCTGCTGCACTCTCAGACGCTGGCGGTAAAACTCCTCAAACTTCTCTGTTGAGTCATGCAGCTGAggtggtaagacacacacacacagtgaacatAACGTCACACGTACAaccggttttcactttgtcattatgtggtattgtgtgtaaattgatgagaacaatttttatttcatccattttagaataaggctgtaacgtaataacacgcggggaaaaagtcaaggggtctgaatactttccgaatgcactgtacatacaccGACACACACTGCTGGTAAAACCCTCCCAACTTCTcagtagtcacacacacacaccatactaaAATAAACCAAATTCATAATTGTTTGAAGTACAGCCAACTTCTTGCATACTGCCATTCACATTCAAAGCCAGCATTGACCCCACAACCCTTCCCTCTGTAacttcagagagagagggaaaagacgGTGTGTCATAGGCCTGAGGACAGACAACTTCCCTTACGGTGCCCTCTGCAGTGCCCATCTGACAGGCATTAACTTACACACTGACCAGGGGCCAGCGTGCCAAAGATGAGGGAGATcccgagggaaagagagagagggttggaagaAATAAGCCGTTCATGACATGCATTGCCATCCCTCACCCTCGTTGATACATGGACCACAGCCAGTGTGAAATccaataaccacacacacacacacacacacacagtgtggcaGAGGGACCCACAAACCAGAGTCTCATCTGAAGGTGAAATCACACAGTCTAATTTCCCATTCTGCTCCTGGTCAGTTGATCAGTCTCCCAGGTGACATGGCAGAGCAGGGCTGTTAATTCACACAGTCTGATCTCTTCGAAGGCTAGAGTTGGAGTGGAGTCAGGGGACTAGTGTCCTTTGGGCTGTACTGTAACTCATgtgagaggacgagagagagatagagagagagagagagaaagagcagggcaGGTGACATCTCTCTTGGCTGTAATTCAGGCCCTGTAAGCCCCAGACGGTCGATGACTCagtgtgtctctctcacacacacacattcatctcTAAGTCCGGCCTATATTTAGACTGAGGGAGAAGGCCACCATCTTTGAAAGTAATCCTCTCCACAATGCACAACCCCAATCCATACACATCAGCAGAGAAGACGACTCCAGAGTTTGTTGGAACTGGGTAAAAATTGTTTCCATCTCATGCACTTACAgtgcaattcctgacatttattcctaggaagaattccctgtctcaggtcagttaggatcaccgctttattttaagagCGTGAAAAGTcaaaataatataattatttatttctgcttttatttctttcatcacattcccagtgggtcagaagtttacatatactaattgagtgtttggtagcattgcctttaaattgtttaacttgggtcatatattttgggtagccttccacaagcatcccacaa includes:
- the LOC139559602 gene encoding WD repeat-containing protein 47-like, which encodes MAAEEIINVKEVEIIKVILDFLNSRKLHISMLALEKESGVINGLYSDDMLFLRQLVLDGQWDEVLQFIQPLECMDTFDRKRFRYIVLKQKFLEALCVNNAMSAEGEPQHLEFTMQEAVKCLHALEEVCPSKDDYSKLCLLLTLPRLTNHAEFKDWNPSTARVHCFEEACTMVSEFIPADRKLSEAGFRASGNRLFQLLIKGVLYECCVEFCQSKATGEEITEGEVLLGVDMLCGNGCDDLDLSLLSWMQNLSHSVFSCAFEQKLLQIHVDRLVKPAKAGYADLLTPLISKLSPYPSSPLRRPQSADAYMSRSLNPALDGLSYGLSGQEKRGPGGDTAGGKGVSPMSHSFANYHTGGQSLSRSLMLESSDCHSIFEESPESSRTDTPVDKMMSSGTLRPDSAPGEDAPSPGSAQRNELHDSTEKFEEFYRQRLRVQQHLEQKQQQRQLYQQMLLEGGVQHSDQPAPGTDATQHSLTETFLNRSIQKLEELNVGMESLEEDVQSLAQQCNGTGPSPENSNIGDPVGLTPDPAVTLTPEQGQPHGGGVVSSTPQRTAAGRGVPPPNESPVVSQSPQVAGQPSALDDSPGALTRSKEGDIGDKPKALFVAVNTLEDTQAVRAVAFHPTGALYAVGSNSKTLRVCAYPDAPLDTSGVSGMTKQPEVRFKRNKHHKGSIYCVAWSHCGKLLATGSNDKYVKVLPFSAETCNATGPDLEFSMHDGTVRDLAFMEGPESGGAILISAGAGDCNIYTTDCQRGQGLHALSGHTGHVLSLYTWGGWMIASGSQDKTVRFWDLRIPTCVRVVGTAFHGSGSPVASVAVDPSGRLLATGQEDSGCMLYDIRGGRVVQTYRPHSSDVRSVRFSPGAHYLLTGSYDTKVMISNLQGDLTKPLPLTLVGEHGDKVIQCRWHTHDLSFLSSSADRTVTLWTHNT